Proteins encoded together in one Vitis vinifera cultivar Pinot Noir 40024 chromosome 4, ASM3070453v1 window:
- the LOC100257787 gene encoding homogentisate geranylgeranyltransferase, chloroplastic produces the protein MLSTFSTPCFSFSSSYSSSSTCSLQQQGCVQPPQLSVKKTHNFLKSCYCSNPFKCCSEGFSSSVNIQHLTFKSHKRNPIHVSSEYGYPSKPEDQNHVSKQLRAFYLFSRPHTIIGTVIGITSVSLLPLETISDLSPAFFVGLLKAMVPSVLMNIYVVGLNQIFDVEIDKVNKPELPLASGDFSMETGSQIVFISLLMSVGMGIMFQSPPLFCALLISFLLGTAYSIEIPLLRWKRYPLLAASCILIVRAIVVQLAFFAHIQKHVLGRSIVYTKSVVFGVAFMCFFSTVIALFKDIPDVDGDREFGIQSFTVKLGQKKVFWLCVNMLLMAYGAATVIGASSSSMPIKFATVFCHCALALVLWVRAQSVDLSSKEAVTSFYMFIWKLFYAEYFLIPLVR, from the exons ATGCTCAGCACATTTTCAActccatgtttttctttttcttcttcttattcttcttcgTCAACATGTTCTCTTCAACAACAAG GCTGTGTTCAACCACCTCAACTTTCAGTGAAGAAGACACATAACTTCCTCAAGAGCTGCTATTGCAGCAACCCTTTCAAATGTTGTTCAGAAGGGTTTTCTTCTTCAGTTAACATTCAGCATTTAACATTCAAATCCCACAAGAGAAACCCCATTCATGTTTCATCAGAATATGGGTATCCATCAAAGCCTGAGGATCAGAATCATGTTTCTAAGCAATTGAGAGCTTTCTATCTATTTTCTCGCCCACATACTATAATTGGAACT GTCATTGGAATCACATCAGTTTCTCTTCTTCCATTAGAAACAATTTCAGATTTGTCTCCAGCATTTTTTGTTGGATTGTTGAAG GCAATGGTGCCGTCAGTGTTGATGAACATTTATGTGGTGGGCTTGAAtcagatatttgatgttgaAATAGACAAG GTTAACAAACCTGAGCTTCCTCTAGCTTCTGGGGATTTCTCTATGGAAACTGGAAGTCAAATTGTATTCATATCCTTACTGATG AGTGTTGGCATGGGAATTATGTTCCAATCCCCACCTTTGTTTTGTGCCCTTCTCATAAGTTTTCTGCTTGGAACTGCATATTCTATTGAA ATTCCCTTGCTAAGATGGAAAAGATATCCACTCCTAGCTGCCTCATGCATCTTGATTGTGAGGGCTATTGTCGTTCAACTCGCATTCTTTGCACACATCcag AAACATGTCCTTGGTAGATCCATAGTATATACAAAATCAGTGGTATTTGGAGTCGCCTTCATGTGCTTCTTCTCCACTGTCATTGCATTATTCAAG GATATACCTGATGTGGATGGTGATAGAGAATTTGGAATTCAATCCTTTACTGTCAAACTAGGACAAAAGAAA GTATTTTGGCTATGCGTTAACATGCTGCTAATGGCATATGGAGCTGCCACAGTTATTGGAGCCTCATCTTCCTCCATGCCTATCAAGTTTGCCACT GTGTTTTGCCATTGTGCACTTGCATTGGTCCTTTGGGTCCGAGCTCAATCCGTCGATCTCAGTAGCAAAGAAGCAGTGACTTCCTTCTACATGTTCATTTGGAAG TTGTTCTATGCCGAGTACTTCCTCATTCCTCTGGTTCGCTGA